The Polyangia bacterium genomic interval GAGCAAGAAGGCATTCGATTCGATCATGGCGGGCCTCCAGGACGCCCTCGCCTACGCAAAAGGCGACAAGGCGCGCGGGCGGACGACTACGTTCGACGCGCGCGATCTCGACGTCGGGAAAGTGCGTGGCAAGGTCGGCCTTTCACAGGACGAGTTCGCACGGGCCTTCGGTGTGAGCGTGGGGACCCTTCGAAACTGGGAGCAGAAGCGGGTGCGGCCGGACGGACCCGC includes:
- a CDS encoding helix-turn-helix domain-containing protein, which codes for MSKKAFDSIMAGLQDALAYAKGDKARGRTTTFDARDLDVGKVRGKVGLSQDEFARAFGVSVGTLRNWEQKRVRPDGPARVLLTVIDRDPVSVLKALRIGPKGAAPRRRRAA